One region of Brassica napus cultivar Da-Ae chromosome A10, Da-Ae, whole genome shotgun sequence genomic DNA includes:
- the LOC106370356 gene encoding protein GLUTAMINE DUMPER 3-like has translation MEGRQYYAPRENVDGNRTAMGGPHSPWHSPVPYLFGGLAAMLGLIAFALLILACSYWRLSGYLDGEENQSRERDLEAGDAKPEKEVKAVAFPEKFLVIMAGDVNPTYLATPVEKSCTCDNDEDEDGDDVEGNDQVVRQISEINGATH, from the coding sequence ATGGAAGGGAGACAATATTACGCTCCAAGAGAAAACGTAGACGGGAACAGAACAGCCATGGGAGGACCTCACTCGCCGTGGCATTCACCGGTTCCTTATCTCTTCGGCGGTTTAGCTGCCATGCTTGGTCTCATCGCCTTTGCTCTTCTAATCCTCGCTTGCTCTTATTGGCGTCTCTCCGGTTATCTCGACGGTGAGGAAAACCAGAGCAGGGAGAGAGATCTTGAAGCCGGAGATGCGAAACCTGAGAAGGAGGTGAAGGCTGTAGCTTTTCCGGAGAAGTTCTTGGTGATTATGGCCGGAGACGTGAACCCCACTTACTTGGCGACGCCGGTAGAAAAAAGCTGTACGTGTGacaatgatgaagatgaagatggtgaTGACGTGGAGGGTAATGATCAGGTGGTGCGGCAGATTAGTGAAATTAACGGTGCGACACATTGA